ACGGGAAGATTACCAGCTGGAAGATATAGGTTTTTGATTCAAATCTTGAACGAAGCGGAACTTTCAATTCTTGACTCATGGGAGAAGGTTTATGAGGTGACGAATCCATCAAGGATTGACCTTGTTTCACCGGCGTATCAATCCGAGGTAAGGACGCAATTTCCAATTTTCAAGTGGATTGCTCCATATTTTAAAGAATTTGAGATTTCTGTTTATGAGAAGCTTCCGAATCAAGAAACACCTGAGGAGGTTGTTTCAGGTGATAGAAATTTGAGATGGAAGTATAAAACAACCGAAACTCAGGTTCAGTATCCTCAGGAAGCTCTCCCACTTGAAGATGGCAAGACATATTTCTGGTATGTTAAGTCATATATTCAGGGCAGTCGTGGGACGGAGGAGGTTAAAAGTGAAATATGGAGCTTTGATGTTAAGCTTGGTGTGCCAGTCACAACGAGAATAACCCCAAGCCTTACTCCCGATCAGAGGCGAAATCTTGAAAATCTTGTAAAGGTTTTAAGGTCAAGTGGCAATTCTGAACTTGCAGATTTGCTGAATGATATTGTGTCTGACCTTGTGATTTTAGTTGATGGAAGACCAGCAACCCCAGCTGAAATTGAGGAAATCCTTAAACTTTTAATGGACAAGGGTAAATACGAAGTAATAATTGAAGAAAAATAAATTTTGATTTGGAAAGATGAAAAGGGAAATTTTTAAACTTGGGCTAATTTTAACATTTGCAATTTTGTTTTTGGGTTTTGTTAGCTATGCTCCAACAATTGCTGTTATCCAACTTGTTAAGAACAAAGCATATCATAAACCGCCAAAAATTGAAGAATGGAAACCAGCTCAGAAAGGATTGGGGCTTGAATCTGGGGCACTTATCAAAACAGATGAAAAATCTTTTGTCCTTGTGAAGTTCCTTGACGGAAGTTTTCTCAGGGTTGATGAAAACACGGTGATTGAAATTGTGGGTGAAAATCCGAAAGGAAATTATTCCCGAAAAGTTAATATTGAAAACGGTGGTGTTGATTTCAAAGTGACGAAGGTTAAAGGTAAATTTGAATTTACAACACCTTTGTCCGTTGCTACAATAAGGGGGACGGAAGGAGTTTTAATTTCCAGGGCTGATGCGGATACTTTGATGGTTAGAGAAGGTATGGTTGATTTTTTGAACAAAATTTCAAATACAAGCAAAACTGTTGGAGCGGGGGAAATTGGAATATCAAGAAAGGATGGAGAAATTTTAACTCGCTCAATGACTGAATTTGAACTGAGGAAATCTCAAGAAATAAAAAGATCAATTGAAAAGAGGGAGATTGAGATAAGAGGTAAAACGGGGGAAGGAAAAGAAATCAAAATTAAAATCAAAGAAAAATAAATACCCCCATGCACAAAATTTTCGCTGTTTTTATTTTAATTTTTCTTTTTGTGACAATTTCCCCCGCCCAAACAAAATATGTTTTGAGCGTTGTCCCAACTCAAAAAGGTATAAGCGGGGAGAACTTAAAATTGAGAATTGAATTCGCAAATGTTGCAGAGATAGCTGAAGTAAAATTATTTTATAGGTCAGCTGGTGAAAGTGAATTTAATCAGATTGAAATCCCATTATCCCGTGAAAACATTGTGATTGTGACGATCCCCGGGAAGAATGTAAAGGCACCTTCGCTTGAGATGTTCATTGAAGTTGTGAATAAAAATCAAGAATTAAGTTATTTCCCGGGCAAAAGCAGAGATGAGTTTATGCAAGTACCTATTTCAGGTTCCGAGGACTCAGAAGCGATCATAATTTTAAGCCCTGAAAAAGGAGCAAGCCTTCGCCCGGAGGATTTGATTGTATCCGCTTCGCTTATAGAGGTTGAAAATTTTGACCCTGGGAAAACTCAAATCTTGTTTGATAATGTTGATGTAACAAATTGGGCAATGATTTCACCTGAACTTGTTACTTTCGTCCCCGATAATTTTAATTTTCAAATTAAACCCGGCGTTCACAAAGTCACTATAATTTTGAAAGATACACTTGGCAAAATCGTTGCAAGAACTTCGTGGGAATTCAATGTTTTGTCTCCTGTTGAGGTTGTGCAAAGAGAGAAGATAAATTATGGGGCGAATTTTGAACTTGAACTAAGGCAAGAATCGGTTAAAAATAGCAGTAATTTTTATATTCGTGGCAGGGGTAATTTCAATGGTAATTACAGATTTTTAAACTTTAACACAAATCTTTATTTGACAAGCGAAGAACGTTCAAATATTCAACCACAACATAGGTTTTTGATTGAGGGTAATTTGTCCGACTGGGTTAAAATTGGGTTTGGCGATGTTTATCCAAATTTTTCATCGCTTGTGCTGAGCGGATATAGAGTTAGAGGTTTCTATGGGAAAGTTGATCTCAGATATTTCCAAATTGAGGTTGTAAACGGTGAAACGAAAAGAGAGATTGAAGGGGCACTTTTAAGGGAAATACCTATTGATAGTTTATCAGGGACGCTCCCGCAAAATAGTATTTATGATACAGCGAGTGGGAAAGTTTTTGTTTATAATTATGGAGTTTACAAGAGAAATCTTTTCGCTGTAAAACCTGCCTTTAAGTTCAAGAAAAATTTTGAACTTGGTTTCACATATCTTGTTTCAGAAGATGATAAAGGGTCAATAAGGTTTGGTGGCAATCCACAAAAAAATGTCGTTTTAGGCTCAAATCTTTTGCTTTCTTTGGATAACACGAGGACTGAAATAAGGGCGCAAGGTGCGCTAAGCGTAAGAAATGAGAACTTGAAAGCGAAAAGCTGGACGGATGAGGACATTGATTCGCTTTTTAAAGATACACCGAGTTTGAGAGATAATTTGAAAAAGTACCGCCCTTTAATTGAAAAGTTTATACCAGTAAATCAATATGTAGTTCCAATAAATCCGCTTGGATTCTCCAGCCTTGCTTATGAGATCGGGGTGA
Above is a window of Candidatus Kryptobacter tengchongensis DNA encoding:
- a CDS encoding FecR family protein, giving the protein MKREIFKLGLILTFAILFLGFVSYAPTIAVIQLVKNKAYHKPPKIEEWKPAQKGLGLESGALIKTDEKSFVLVKFLDGSFLRVDENTVIEIVGENPKGNYSRKVNIENGGVDFKVTKVKGKFEFTTPLSVATIRGTEGVLISRADADTLMVREGMVDFLNKISNTSKTVGAGEIGISRKDGEILTRSMTEFELRKSQEIKRSIEKREIEIRGKTGEGKEIKIKIKEK